The following are encoded together in the Sphingomicrobium clamense genome:
- a CDS encoding CpaF family protein: MNAFGNRGGMGKGARPSFGVARPMKGAPASPGKDKHSPESEEQLPSDEELDKAATETAAAPMAAPGSAMDKLNQRMNDDHKGEDKAEGFEASVNKIKDQVLPRLLERVDPEAAATLGKDELAEEFRPIISEVLAELKITLNRREQFALEKVLVDELLGLGPLEELLADPDVSDIMVNGPDQTFVEKKGKLQLSKIQFRDEEHLFSIAQRIVNKVGRRVDQTTPLADARLQDGSRVNVIIPPLSLKGTAISIRKFSDKPITIDMMKGFGSMSDAMATCLKIAGASRMNIVISGGTGSGKTTMLNALSKMIDPGERVITIEDAAELRLQQPHWLPLETRPANLEGQGAIHIRDLVINALRMRPDRIILGEIRGQECFDLLAAMNTGHDGSMATLHSNSPRECLARMENMVMMGDIKIPKEAISRQIADSVDLIVQVKRLRDGSRRTTNITEVIGMEGDVIVTQELFKFEYHDESADGKIIGEYASMGLRPYTLDKAKQFGFDQPYLEACL; the protein is encoded by the coding sequence ATGAACGCATTTGGAAATCGTGGCGGTATGGGCAAGGGGGCGCGTCCTTCCTTCGGTGTCGCTCGGCCCATGAAGGGCGCTCCGGCCAGCCCCGGCAAAGACAAACATTCGCCCGAGAGCGAAGAGCAACTTCCCTCGGACGAAGAACTCGACAAGGCAGCGACCGAAACTGCCGCTGCGCCCATGGCCGCCCCCGGTTCCGCGATGGACAAGCTCAACCAGCGCATGAACGACGACCATAAGGGCGAGGACAAGGCCGAAGGGTTCGAGGCGTCGGTCAACAAGATCAAGGACCAGGTGCTCCCGCGCCTGCTCGAGCGCGTCGACCCCGAGGCCGCCGCCACGCTCGGCAAGGACGAGCTGGCCGAGGAATTCCGCCCGATCATTTCCGAAGTGCTCGCCGAGCTGAAGATCACGCTTAACCGCCGCGAGCAGTTCGCGCTGGAAAAGGTGCTGGTTGACGAACTGCTCGGTCTTGGGCCGCTCGAAGAGCTGCTTGCCGACCCCGACGTCTCCGACATCATGGTCAACGGCCCCGACCAGACCTTCGTGGAAAAGAAGGGCAAGCTGCAACTGTCCAAGATCCAGTTCCGCGACGAAGAGCATCTCTTCTCGATCGCGCAGCGGATCGTGAACAAGGTCGGCCGCCGCGTCGACCAGACCACACCGCTCGCCGACGCCCGTCTCCAGGACGGCAGCCGTGTGAACGTCATCATCCCGCCGCTGTCGCTCAAGGGCACGGCCATCTCGATCCGTAAATTCTCGGACAAGCCGATCACGATCGACATGATGAAGGGCTTCGGCTCGATGTCCGATGCGATGGCCACCTGCCTCAAGATTGCGGGCGCCAGCCGCATGAACATCGTCATCTCGGGCGGTACCGGCTCGGGTAAGACGACCATGCTCAACGCGCTGTCGAAAATGATCGACCCGGGCGAGCGTGTGATCACGATCGAAGACGCGGCCGAACTTCGCCTGCAGCAGCCGCACTGGCTGCCGCTCGAAACCCGCCCCGCCAACCTCGAGGGCCAAGGCGCGATCCACATTCGCGATCTCGTCATCAACGCCCTGCGTATGCGTCCCGACCGCATCATCCTGGGCGAAATTCGTGGTCAGGAATGTTTCGACCTCCTGGCCGCGATGAACACGGGCCATGACGGTTCGATGGCGACGCTCCACTCCAACAGCCCGCGCGAATGCCTGGCTCGTATGGAAAACATGGTCATGATGGGTGACATCAAGATTCCGAAGGAAGCCATTTCGCGCCAGATCGCGGACTCGGTCGACCTCATCGTGCAGGTGAAACGTCTGCGCGACGGTTCGCGTCGTACCACCAACATCACCGAAGTGATCGGGATGGAAGGCGACGTCATCGTGACGCAGGAATTGTTCAAGTTCGAATATCACGACGAGAGCGCGGACGGGAAAATCATCGGCGAATATGCCTCGATGGGCCTGCGCCCCTACACGCTCGACAAGGCCAAGCAGTTCGGTTTCGACCAGCCTTATCTCGAGGCCTGCCTCTAA
- a CDS encoding class I SAM-dependent methyltransferase has translation MRDRSLAFLVLLLAACSPEADIATSSDNGEVAEQNRLDAVIASDLRSAENKARDQYRHPKETLEFFGVEADDLVVEMWPGGGWYTEILALYLADEGSLALVAADDRLDSVRKLAEAHPDAFKSVLFSPVDSPRDATTFPAGSADVVLTFRNVHNWEMGDEPYGDDMFAAMFDMLRPGGTLGVVEHRLPEDRPDEDMKTSGYMKQSRVVALAEAAGFELVEASEINANPNDTADHPRGVWTLPPRLRLEDQDRDMYLAIGESDRMTLKFRKPE, from the coding sequence ATGCGTGATCGTTCGCTCGCTTTTCTCGTCCTTCTCTTGGCTGCATGTTCGCCCGAGGCGGACATCGCCACTTCCTCAGACAATGGCGAAGTCGCCGAGCAGAACCGGCTGGATGCCGTGATCGCAAGCGACTTGCGCAGCGCCGAGAACAAGGCGCGCGACCAATATCGCCACCCCAAGGAAACGCTCGAATTCTTCGGTGTCGAGGCCGACGACCTGGTCGTCGAAATGTGGCCCGGCGGCGGCTGGTATACCGAGATCCTCGCCCTTTACCTCGCCGACGAGGGCAGCCTCGCGCTGGTCGCGGCCGACGACCGCCTCGATTCCGTGCGCAAGCTTGCCGAAGCGCATCCCGACGCCTTCAAGTCGGTGCTCTTCTCACCCGTCGACTCGCCGCGCGACGCGACGACCTTCCCCGCGGGCAGCGCCGACGTTGTCCTGACCTTCCGCAACGTCCACAATTGGGAAATGGGCGACGAGCCCTATGGTGACGACATGTTCGCTGCCATGTTCGACATGCTGCGCCCCGGCGGGACGCTGGGTGTGGTCGAGCACCGCCTGCCCGAAGACCGCCCCGACGAGGACATGAAGACCTCGGGCTACATGAAGCAGAGCCGCGTCGTGGCGCTGGCCGAGGCCGCCGGGTTCGAACTGGTCGAAGCCAGCGAGATCAACGCCAATCCCAACGACACGGCCGACCATCCGCGCGGGGTCTGGACCCTGCCCCCGCGCCTGCGCCTCGAAGACCAGGATCGCGACATGTATCTCGCGATCGGCGAGAGCGACCGCATGACGCTGAAGTTCCGCAAGCCCGAGTAA
- a CDS encoding TraR/DksA family transcriptional regulator — MDEATARRLLEEKLAELLDEDRLGDADRATVELDQESVGRLSRMDALQVQAMAEAQARRRSAARNRIRAALKRLDDGDFGYCIECGDDIAAKRLEHDPSVTHCIKCAS, encoded by the coding sequence ATGGACGAGGCGACCGCCCGCCGGCTGCTCGAAGAGAAGCTCGCCGAGCTGCTCGACGAGGACCGGCTGGGCGACGCCGATCGCGCCACGGTCGAGCTTGACCAGGAGTCGGTCGGTCGCCTGTCACGCATGGATGCGCTGCAGGTGCAGGCCATGGCGGAAGCGCAGGCTCGACGGCGATCCGCCGCTCGGAACCGCATCCGTGCTGCGCTCAAAAGGCTCGACGACGGCGACTTCGGCTACTGCATCGAATGCGGCGACGACATCGCGGCGAAGCGCCTCGAACATGATCCCAGCGTGACACACTGCATCAAATGCGCCTCGTGA
- a CDS encoding response regulator, with amino-acid sequence MTQQGDKGRVLIVEDSPVIAVDAEQRLQDDGWFVVGPAYDMDQAIDLAKREQFDAAVLDLNIRGEKSFAVMQILHERNIPFLITSGYADWSMPEEWRDRPRLQKPYKLGSLVGAVCELAGADQPSDG; translated from the coding sequence GTGACACAACAGGGGGATAAAGGCCGGGTTCTCATCGTCGAGGACAGCCCGGTCATTGCCGTGGATGCCGAGCAGCGTCTTCAGGACGACGGCTGGTTCGTCGTCGGCCCCGCCTATGACATGGATCAGGCGATCGACCTCGCCAAGCGCGAGCAATTCGACGCTGCCGTCCTCGATCTGAATATTCGCGGCGAAAAAAGCTTTGCAGTCATGCAAATTTTGCATGAGCGCAATATCCCGTTTCTCATCACGTCGGGCTACGCCGACTGGTCGATGCCCGAGGAATGGCGCGATCGTCCCCGCCTTCAAAAGCCTTACAAGCTGGGCTCACTCGTCGGTGCGGTTTGCGAACTTGCCGGTGCCGATCAGCCCTCGGATGGCTAA
- a CDS encoding tryptophan halogenase family protein: MNAIKRVVIVGGGTAGWLTAGILASRHPRRDEQGISITLVESPDTPTIGVGEGTWPTLRESLERIGISEHEFIRRCDASFKQASRFDGWRNGTDSYYHPFTPPPEEQPVDLYAAWRSLDPDRSFADFVTPQVAACDRHLAPKAPGLEEYRGALNYAYHLDAGKFAEMLREHSTEKLGVTHLSAHVTSIEAADNGDIAAIETKQAGRIEGDFFIDCTGMRSLLLGDHYGVASNDVSDRLFNDRALVVQAPVEEGSPIASQTIGTAHSAGWIWDIGLPTRRGIGFVYSSRYLDEEKAAEGLDAYLKKSGSKSSLKDLKSRTIPFKSGWRERFFERNCVAIGLSAGFVEPLEASAIVTIELAASFVADHFPGDRSAMDVLARRFNRSFSYRWDRIEDFLKLHYVLSERDEPYWKDNVDPASMSDTLAGSLDFWRVSPPSLIDFPQAEEMFPAISYQFILYGMGFRSELPGSYRAINPERLIKDLKHIAQARDVFARQLPTNRKWLDDLRA, from the coding sequence ATGAATGCAATCAAGCGGGTCGTCATCGTCGGCGGCGGAACGGCAGGCTGGCTGACGGCTGGCATCCTGGCTTCGCGCCATCCCAGGCGTGACGAACAGGGAATTTCCATTACGCTGGTCGAAAGTCCCGACACGCCGACCATCGGTGTTGGCGAAGGGACCTGGCCGACGCTTCGGGAATCGCTCGAACGGATCGGTATTTCCGAACATGAGTTCATCCGTCGGTGCGACGCGTCGTTCAAGCAGGCGTCGCGCTTCGACGGTTGGCGCAACGGGACGGACAGCTACTATCACCCGTTCACGCCGCCCCCCGAAGAGCAGCCGGTCGACCTTTACGCCGCATGGCGTTCGCTCGACCCGGACCGGTCCTTCGCCGACTTCGTGACTCCGCAGGTCGCCGCTTGCGACCGCCATTTGGCGCCCAAGGCGCCGGGGCTGGAAGAATATCGCGGCGCGCTGAACTACGCCTACCATCTCGACGCCGGCAAATTTGCCGAGATGCTCCGCGAACATTCCACAGAGAAGCTCGGCGTCACGCATCTCAGCGCGCATGTCACGAGCATCGAAGCCGCCGACAATGGTGACATTGCCGCGATCGAGACTAAGCAGGCCGGTCGCATCGAGGGTGATTTCTTCATCGATTGCACGGGCATGCGTTCGCTGCTGCTCGGCGACCATTACGGGGTTGCGAGCAACGACGTGTCCGACCGCCTGTTCAACGACCGCGCGTTGGTCGTGCAGGCGCCGGTCGAGGAAGGCAGCCCCATCGCCTCGCAGACGATCGGCACTGCTCACTCGGCCGGCTGGATCTGGGACATCGGCCTTCCCACGCGCCGCGGCATCGGTTTCGTCTATTCCTCGCGCTACCTCGACGAGGAAAAGGCCGCCGAAGGGCTCGACGCCTATCTCAAGAAGAGCGGCTCCAAGTCCTCGCTCAAGGACCTGAAGTCACGCACCATCCCCTTCAAATCGGGATGGCGCGAACGGTTTTTCGAACGCAACTGCGTGGCGATCGGACTGAGCGCCGGTTTCGTGGAGCCGCTGGAAGCATCGGCGATCGTGACGATCGAACTCGCCGCCAGCTTCGTTGCCGATCACTTCCCGGGCGACCGCAGCGCGATGGACGTGCTGGCGCGGCGCTTCAACCGCAGCTTTTCCTACCGCTGGGACCGGATCGAGGATTTCCTTAAGCTTCACTACGTGCTCAGCGAGCGTGACGAGCCCTATTGGAAGGACAATGTCGACCCGGCCTCGATGAGCGACACGCTGGCGGGCTCGCTCGACTTCTGGCGAGTCAGTCCGCCGAGCCTGATCGACTTCCCCCAGGCCGAGGAAATGTTCCCGGCCATCAGCTATCAGTTCATCCTCTATGGCATGGGCTTCAGAAGCGAGCTGCCCGGGAGCTACCGCGCCATCAATCCCGAACGGCTGATAAAAGACCTCAAGCATATCGCGCAGGCACGCGACGTCTTCGCACGCCAGCTCCCGACCAATCGGAAGTGGCTCGACGACCTGCGCGCTTGA
- the cpdR gene encoding cell cycle two-component system response regulator CpdR, protein MAKILLAEDDTSMREYLSRALERVGYEVESVGCGTEAVPLLEKDKFDLLLTDIVMPEMDGIELAQKASAIDPSIRVMFITGFAAVALQGGKTAPEAKLLSKPFHLKDLVAEVDRIFQSEDQHGRL, encoded by the coding sequence ATGGCAAAGATTCTCCTGGCTGAAGACGATACGTCGATGCGCGAATATCTCTCGCGAGCACTTGAACGCGTGGGGTACGAGGTCGAGTCCGTGGGCTGCGGCACCGAAGCGGTACCGCTGCTTGAAAAGGACAAGTTCGACCTGCTGCTGACCGACATCGTGATGCCCGAAATGGACGGCATCGAGCTGGCGCAGAAAGCCAGCGCGATCGACCCTTCGATCCGCGTGATGTTCATCACTGGCTTCGCCGCGGTGGCGCTCCAGGGCGGCAAGACCGCGCCCGAAGCCAAGCTTCTGTCGAAGCCGTTCCACCTTAAGGATCTGGTTGCCGAGGTGGATCGCATCTTCCAGAGCGAGGACCAGCACGGGCGGCTTTAG
- a CDS encoding N-formylglutamate amidohydrolase has translation MRPRSAFDQMLERHLSIDVAKRHAYFCATMNEPPLPTPTMVHGNDGSPVILSMPHSGRDIPDWLASRAVGGRDALLSLSDPYVDAIAAPFLDEGLAAVIAHAPRAAIDPNRRPDELDPMIADGPPPPPGSKAANGIGLIPSRGRGRKPLWKTQIGTANVAKRLRSAWDPYHEALGALIEQSLARHGQAILLDLHSMPPARRGLPRVVLGDRHGKSANADLVEAIRRALVDVGEECALNHPYAGGAIVAMHGDPDRHVHAVQVEFDRSLYLEPRLRQPGPGLARARRLLAAIIDAATPDEAHTLAAE, from the coding sequence ATGAGGCCTCGCAGCGCGTTTGACCAGATGCTGGAACGCCACTTGTCGATTGATGTCGCAAAACGGCACGCCTATTTCTGCGCGACGATGAACGAGCCGCCTCTCCCGACCCCGACCATGGTACACGGCAACGATGGTTCGCCCGTCATCCTGTCCATGCCGCACAGCGGGCGAGATATTCCGGACTGGCTTGCCAGCCGCGCAGTCGGTGGACGAGACGCGCTCCTGTCGCTCTCCGACCCTTATGTCGATGCCATCGCCGCGCCCTTCCTCGACGAGGGGTTAGCGGCAGTCATCGCGCATGCGCCGCGTGCGGCCATCGACCCCAATCGCCGCCCCGACGAGCTCGATCCGATGATCGCCGACGGTCCCCCTCCCCCACCCGGCAGCAAGGCCGCGAACGGGATCGGGCTCATTCCCTCGCGAGGGCGTGGGCGAAAACCGTTGTGGAAGACGCAAATCGGCACCGCCAATGTCGCGAAGCGTCTGCGAAGTGCCTGGGACCCCTACCACGAAGCGCTGGGGGCGCTGATCGAACAGTCACTCGCGCGGCACGGCCAGGCCATCCTGCTCGACCTCCACTCGATGCCGCCGGCGCGGCGGGGCTTGCCGCGCGTGGTCCTCGGCGACCGGCATGGCAAGAGCGCGAATGCCGATCTGGTCGAAGCGATCCGGCGTGCGCTGGTCGATGTCGGAGAAGAGTGCGCGCTCAACCATCCCTATGCCGGCGGCGCGATCGTCGCGATGCATGGCGACCCCGATCGCCATGTCCATGCGGTGCAGGTCGAATTCGATCGCTCGCTCTATCTCGAGCCGCGACTGCGCCAGCCCGGCCCCGGTCTCGCTCGCGCGCGTCGCCTGTTGGCAGCCATCATCGACGCCGCGACGCCAGACGAGGCCCATACGCTCGCTGCCGAATGA
- a CDS encoding SapC family protein codes for MASQAPQHALPVLYEGLEPISKEKHGDLKIDNIDGPAIMSKVHAVPVTVEEFPMLQRHYPVVFSAGDNPVPLALMGLHEGVNAFVNDKGRLDDDFLYIPAYIRRYPFMLARLTKDAEDLSLCVDPTSGAIGDKGHPLFENDEPSEATKRVMQFCEQFEMGAQRTAMFMKELKELDLLMEGEVSIQPEGLEQPFVYRGFQMVDEKKFSELSGDKLRKMNQNGMLPVILAHLLSLAQIREIFQRQMKLGKGPKELTEMMEKANKAKADA; via the coding sequence ATGGCGAGCCAAGCGCCCCAACACGCCCTGCCGGTTCTTTACGAAGGCCTCGAGCCGATCAGCAAGGAAAAGCATGGCGACCTCAAGATCGACAATATCGATGGTCCGGCCATCATGTCGAAGGTACATGCCGTCCCCGTGACGGTCGAAGAATTCCCGATGCTGCAGCGCCACTATCCCGTGGTCTTCTCGGCGGGCGACAATCCCGTGCCGCTCGCGCTGATGGGCCTCCACGAAGGCGTCAATGCGTTCGTCAACGACAAGGGTCGCCTCGACGACGACTTCCTCTACATCCCGGCTTACATCCGCCGCTACCCGTTCATGCTCGCGCGCCTGACCAAGGACGCGGAAGACCTTTCGCTGTGCGTCGACCCGACTTCGGGCGCGATCGGCGACAAGGGCCATCCGCTGTTCGAAAATGACGAGCCGTCGGAAGCCACGAAGCGCGTCATGCAGTTCTGCGAGCAGTTCGAGATGGGCGCCCAGCGCACCGCGATGTTCATGAAGGAACTCAAGGAACTCGACCTTCTGATGGAAGGCGAAGTCTCGATCCAGCCCGAAGGGCTTGAGCAGCCGTTCGTCTATCGCGGTTTCCAGATGGTCGACGAGAAGAAATTCTCCGAACTGTCGGGCGACAAGCTGCGCAAGATGAACCAGAACGGGATGCTGCCGGTCATTCTCGCGCACCTCCTGTCGCTGGCGCAGATCCGCGAGATCTTCCAGCGTCAGATGAAGCTCGGCAAGGGTCCCAAGGAACTGACCGAGATGATGGAAAAGGCGAACAAGGCCAAGGCCGACGCCTAA
- a CDS encoding DEAD/DEAH box helicase, with protein sequence MSFADLGLSDSLLKAIGDAGYTEPTPIQKGTITPVLMGKDLIGIAQTGTGKTASFVLPMIDVLAEGRSRARMPRSLILEPTRELAAQVAENFEKYGKYHNLSMTLLIGGVQMGDQIKALEKGVDVLIATPGRLLDLFERGKILLTGCDLLVIDEADRMLDMGFIPDIESICQKLPKNRQTLLFSATMPPPIKKLADQFLTDPKMVEVARAATTNENIDQQIRSVSPRGKEKALKDILRDVETGIVFCNKKVTVRDLTTKLRRDGFRVGQIQGDMDQSDRIAELDRFKAGEINILVASDVAARGLDIKGVSHVVNYDVPWQPDDYVHRIGRTGRAGATGTAITLATRSDADAIEAIEKLTKHKIGTGKSDETSAPEKKKTEERAPKKAEPRADEEAPKKKRSRGGRRKKKSDVEPGIEAAEASYEDDRPDTPAAEALPAKPLDPEVADGEWAGPVPAFLSQGAR encoded by the coding sequence ATGTCTTTCGCCGATCTCGGCCTTTCCGATTCATTGCTCAAAGCCATCGGCGACGCTGGCTATACCGAGCCCACTCCGATCCAGAAGGGCACGATCACGCCCGTCCTCATGGGCAAGGACCTGATCGGTATTGCACAGACGGGGACCGGCAAGACCGCAAGCTTCGTGCTGCCGATGATCGATGTGCTCGCCGAGGGGCGTAGCCGCGCACGCATGCCGCGCTCGCTGATCCTCGAGCCGACGCGCGAACTCGCCGCGCAGGTCGCCGAGAATTTCGAGAAATACGGAAAGTATCACAACCTCTCGATGACGCTGCTCATCGGCGGGGTGCAGATGGGTGACCAGATCAAGGCTCTCGAAAAGGGAGTCGACGTGCTGATCGCCACGCCCGGCCGCCTGCTCGACCTGTTCGAACGCGGCAAAATCCTTCTGACCGGTTGCGACCTGCTCGTCATCGACGAAGCCGACCGCATGCTCGATATGGGCTTTATCCCCGACATCGAGAGCATTTGTCAGAAGCTTCCGAAAAACCGCCAGACGTTGCTGTTTTCGGCGACCATGCCGCCGCCGATCAAGAAGCTGGCGGACCAGTTCCTGACCGATCCCAAGATGGTCGAAGTCGCGCGTGCAGCGACGACCAACGAGAATATCGACCAGCAGATCCGCTCGGTCAGCCCGCGCGGCAAGGAAAAGGCGCTCAAGGACATTCTTCGCGATGTCGAAACCGGCATCGTCTTCTGCAACAAGAAGGTGACGGTCCGCGACCTGACGACCAAGCTGCGCCGCGACGGGTTCCGCGTCGGCCAGATCCAGGGCGACATGGACCAGTCCGACCGCATTGCCGAGCTCGACCGCTTCAAGGCAGGCGAAATCAACATCCTCGTGGCTTCCGACGTTGCCGCGCGCGGGCTCGACATCAAGGGTGTGAGCCATGTCGTAAACTACGACGTGCCGTGGCAGCCCGACGATTATGTCCATCGCATCGGGCGGACTGGCCGTGCGGGCGCGACCGGCACCGCGATCACGCTTGCGACGCGCTCGGACGCCGATGCGATCGAAGCGATCGAGAAGCTGACCAAGCACAAGATCGGCACCGGCAAGTCGGACGAGACGTCGGCTCCCGAAAAGAAGAAGACCGAAGAGCGCGCACCCAAGAAAGCCGAACCGAGGGCCGACGAGGAAGCACCCAAGAAAAAGCGCAGCCGTGGCGGACGCCGGAAAAAGAAATCGGACGTCGAACCGGGCATCGAGGCGGCGGAAGCGTCGTATGAGGATGACCGTCCCGACACGCCGGCCGCCGAGGCGCTCCCGGCCAAGCCGCTCGACCCTGAAGTCGCCGATGGCGAATGGGCTGGCCCGGTCCCGGCCTTCCTCTCGCAGGGCGCGCGCTAG
- the tgt gene encoding tRNA guanosine(34) transglycosylase Tgt: MSSSTTPRFRFQIAATDGKARTGTLTMQRGEIRTPAFMPVGTAATVKAMKPEAVRRTGADIILGNTYHLMLRPGAERVAKLGGLHKFMNWKRPILTDSGGYQVMSLSDLSKVTDEGVNFKSHLDGSRHLLTPERSIEVQRLLDSDIIMQFDELVRPDVNAEKQREAMDRSIAWAKRSRAEFDRGGAHAERAAIFGIQQGVLDEKLRKESADALIDIGFDGYAVGGLAVGEGQEAMLGCLDFAPDQLPIGKPRYLMGVGKPDDLVEAVRRGIDMFDCVLPSRSGRTGQAFTLDGPINIRNARFAEDTSPLDASCECPTCSTYSRAYVHHLVRSGEILGAMLMTEHNLSFYQRLMSDMRAAIVDGRFDAFANEFLDRYRRRGA; encoded by the coding sequence ATGTCATCATCTACGACTCCTCGTTTCCGATTCCAGATCGCCGCCACCGACGGCAAGGCGCGCACCGGCACGCTCACCATGCAGCGCGGCGAAATTCGCACGCCCGCCTTCATGCCGGTCGGTACTGCAGCGACGGTCAAGGCGATGAAGCCCGAGGCTGTGCGACGCACTGGCGCGGACATCATCTTGGGCAATACATATCACCTGATGCTGCGCCCGGGCGCGGAGCGGGTGGCGAAGCTTGGCGGGCTCCACAAATTCATGAATTGGAAGCGCCCGATCCTGACGGACAGCGGCGGCTACCAGGTGATGAGCCTGTCGGACCTTTCGAAAGTCACCGACGAGGGCGTTAACTTTAAAAGCCATCTCGACGGATCGCGGCACCTGCTGACGCCCGAGCGTTCGATCGAGGTCCAGCGCCTGCTCGACAGCGACATCATCATGCAGTTCGACGAACTGGTGCGCCCCGACGTGAACGCCGAGAAGCAGCGCGAGGCGATGGACCGTTCGATCGCGTGGGCCAAGCGTAGCCGCGCCGAGTTCGACCGCGGCGGCGCGCATGCCGAGCGCGCCGCGATCTTCGGCATCCAGCAAGGCGTGCTCGACGAGAAGCTCCGCAAGGAGAGCGCCGACGCGCTGATAGACATCGGCTTCGACGGCTATGCGGTCGGCGGGCTCGCAGTGGGCGAAGGGCAGGAAGCGATGCTCGGCTGCCTGGACTTCGCACCCGACCAGCTACCGATCGGCAAGCCGCGCTACCTGATGGGGGTGGGCAAGCCCGACGACCTGGTCGAGGCCGTGCGGCGCGGGATCGACATGTTCGACTGCGTGCTACCGAGCCGGTCGGGGCGGACTGGGCAGGCCTTCACGCTCGATGGGCCGATTAATATCCGCAACGCGCGCTTTGCCGAGGATACATCGCCGCTCGACGCGTCCTGCGAATGCCCGACTTGTTCGACCTATAGCCGCGCCTACGTGCATCATCTGGTGCGCTCGGGCGAGATTCTCGGTGCCATGCTCATGACCGAGCATAACCTCAGCTTCTACCAGCGGCTCATGAGCGACATGCGTGCGGCGATCGTCGATGGTCGCTTCGACGCTTTCGCCAACGAATTCCTGGATCGCTACCGCCGCCGCGGCGCCTAG
- a CDS encoding DUF481 domain-containing protein yields MFEMLAALALVQDEPQAPLPEGVRAMIEAAAETGDKPKLDTVLGIAREAYPDNLAEIDAIETEARANRRAIAARVEARRIEALLEASMFERWEGRGELGGFQSTGNSDSVGVSAGFALARNGIDWRHKLTGSADYQRSDGETDREIFSLAYEPQRDIGTRAFAFGLAGVERDRLQGIGWRTTLSGGVGWRVIESDNFALSLKAGPAWRRTNYIDAPNESSLSGLSGLSARWAITDTIALTEEAEAIVNGQSSYSSVTGLEARFSDHLLGRVSFEVDHESDPPAGAVETDTLTRITVVYDF; encoded by the coding sequence ATGTTCGAGATGTTGGCTGCACTGGCGCTGGTGCAGGACGAGCCGCAGGCGCCGCTGCCCGAGGGCGTGCGCGCCATGATCGAAGCGGCAGCAGAAACGGGCGACAAGCCCAAGCTCGACACGGTGCTAGGGATCGCGCGCGAAGCCTATCCCGACAATCTGGCGGAGATCGACGCGATCGAGACGGAGGCGCGTGCCAACCGCCGTGCGATCGCCGCCCGTGTCGAAGCGCGGCGGATCGAGGCGCTCCTGGAAGCTTCGATGTTCGAGCGCTGGGAAGGGCGCGGCGAGCTGGGCGGGTTTCAGTCGACCGGCAATAGCGACAGCGTGGGCGTCAGCGCCGGTTTCGCTTTGGCCCGCAACGGCATCGACTGGCGTCACAAGCTGACCGGATCGGCCGACTACCAGCGTTCAGACGGCGAAACCGATCGCGAAATCTTTTCGCTCGCCTACGAGCCGCAGCGCGACATCGGTACGCGCGCTTTCGCCTTCGGACTTGCCGGGGTCGAGCGCGACCGGCTGCAGGGCATTGGCTGGCGCACGACATTGTCGGGCGGTGTCGGCTGGCGCGTGATCGAAAGCGATAACTTCGCGCTGTCGCTCAAGGCCGGCCCCGCCTGGCGCCGCACCAACTATATCGATGCGCCCAACGAGAGCAGTCTGTCGGGCCTTTCCGGCTTGTCGGCGCGCTGGGCGATTACCGACACGATCGCGCTGACCGAGGAAGCCGAAGCCATTGTCAACGGACAGAGCAGCTACAGCTCGGTGACGGGGCTCGAAGCACGCTTCTCCGACCACCTGCTCGGACGCGTGTCGTTCGAAGTCGATCATGAAAGCGATCCGCCAGCAGGCGCGGTCGAGACCGACACGCTGACGCGCATCACGGTCGTTTACGACTTCTAG